A genome region from Drosophila simulans strain w501 chromosome 2R, Prin_Dsim_3.1, whole genome shotgun sequence includes the following:
- the LOC6734704 gene encoding GTP-binding protein Rit2 — protein sequence MAGDMSIGCAALKRSSKLRSCTSAADTDSMRVPSDHRDNGSLVKPPPVPPQNMRGGLRVYKIVILGDGGVGKSAVTLQFVSHSFLDYHDPTIEDSYQQQAVIDNEAALLDILDTAGQVEFTAMRDQYMRCGEGFIICYSVTDRHSFQEASEYRKLITRVRLSEDIPLVLIANKVDLESQRRVTTEEGRNLANQFGCPFFETSAALRHYIDEAFYTLVREIRRKEMHKALGTDSNSEKIHTGRRSRWWRIRSIFALVFRRRRNLN from the exons ATGGCCGGCGACATGTCCATCGGCTGTGCGGCCCTGAAGCGATCCAGCAAGCTGAGGTCCTGCACCAGTGCCGCCGACACGGACTCGATGCGGGTGCCCAGCGACCACAGGGACAACGGGAGCCTGGTCAAGCCGCCTCCGGTGCCGCCGCAGAATATGCGCGGCGGTCTGCGGGTCTACAAGATCGTCATCCTCGGCGACGGTGGCGTGGGAAAGTCAG CTGTCACCCTTCAGTTCGTGAGCCACAGTTTCCTGGACTACCACGACCCCACAATTG AGGACTCCTACCAGCAACAGGCGGTCATCGACAATGAGGCCGCCCTGCTCGACATCCTTGACACCGCCGGCCAGGTGGAGTTCACGGCCATGCGGGACCAATACATGCGTTGCGGCGAAGGTTTCATCATTTGCTACTCGGTCACCGACCGCCACAGCTTCCAGGAGGCCTCCGAGTACAGGAAACTAATAACCCGTGTCCGCCTGTCCGAGGACATTCCGCTGGTTCTGATTGCCAACAAGGTGGACCTGGAGTCGCAGCGACGCGTGACCACCGAGGAGGGCCGGAATCTGGCCAACCAGTTCGGCTGCCCGTTTTTTGAGACATCGGCTGCACTGCGTCATTACATCGACGAGGCATTCTACACGCTGGTCCGCGAGATTCGGCGCAAGGAAATGCACAAGGCCCTGGGCACGGACTCCAATTCGGAAAAGATTCACACGGGGCGACGAAGTCGCTGGTGGCGCATCCGATCCATTTTCGCATTGGTTTTCCGGCGCAGACGAAACCTAAACTAG